A window of the Microplitis mediator isolate UGA2020A chromosome 5, iyMicMedi2.1, whole genome shotgun sequence genome harbors these coding sequences:
- the LOC130667773 gene encoding uncharacterized protein LOC130667773: MHKNIIKILLISIALSVNINAVKVPLVELSAGDTIDIDYFNSKSADRIGDIFNGKSKNKFVRNDNYADYIRVYKTSCKPLEFLRQYFYPEITINYEEFDPSSIFHDGSKLQDIFGIDKKYINNNYSYGIVKLCKITEEQHVDAEVLNESYCSLISNNFNYRIRYNVTGILRFKKNNETHYVSSITAGDCLLQVFVNNAKVCDQVDETESIMNNDYFFESFVHKSRVITASNNSGFENWMNNFLDSSENSLFTFCHFPRINQVDILRDIKRHYVFGMRLKSLPKLPEPKLSIDSEKISWTNVQPGDVLDAGILKYNDNVKIVDRLLTYVDDDPSAPFTSVNYTDCREFNGIDTVNLEIFKNHSEIDEHKTYYTINNFNEMVRRYDYGVDHLYLNSNFKCLKVTICSQFEKNRLVLPLRIFSLGRQLSNSEVFYNENVVFRYMKENESYYVAKTEAGSCLFQALMYFTETVFEEEKIRPPQLLVHIGRVIASNNDRNLEVWADDYVKNSLPDGSKKTLLDVVENPVAAMAVFSRLNQNNNSLINVFLDKLY; the protein is encoded by the exons atgcacaaaaatattattaaaatattattaatttccatTGCACTGTCGGTTAATATCAATGCCGTAAAAGtaccactggttgaattaTCTGCTGGTGATACAATTGAtatagattattttaattcaaagtcAGCTGACCGTATCGGAGATATATTTAAcggtaaaagtaaaaataaatttgtcagAAATGATAATTACGCGGATTATATAAGGGTGTATAAAACATCTTGTAAGCCCCTTGAGTTTTTAAGGCAGTATTTCTATCCagaaataactataaattacGAAGAATTTGATCCATCAAGTATATTTCACGATGGAAGTAAATTACAAGACATTTTtggtattgataaaaaatatattaacaataattattcatatggAATTGTTAAATTATGCAAAATAACAGAAGAACAACATGTGGACGCTGAAGTACTTAATGAAAGTTATTGTTCATTAATTAGTAACAACTTTAATTATAGAATCCGATATAACGTAACCGGTATTTtgagattcaaaaaaaataatgagacaCATTACGTATCATCAATTACCGCCGGAGATTGTCTATTACAA gTTTTCGTAAATAATGCTAAAGTTTGTGATCAAGTTGATGAAACCGAATCGATAATGAataacgattatttttttgaatcttttgTTCATAAAAGCCGCGTGATAACTGCCAGCAATAATAGCGGGTTTGAAAATtggatgaataattttttggactCTTCGGAAAATTCACTCTTTACTTTTTGTCATTTCCCAAGAATTAATCAAGTAGACATTTTGAGAGACATTAAAAGACATTATGTTTTTGGAATGAGGCTGAAGTCGTTGCCAAAATTACCAGAgccaaaattatcaattgatagtgaaaaaatatcatGGACAAATGTGCAACCAGGTGATGTTCTTGATGCTggaatattaaaatacaatgaTAATGTGAAAATAGTCGATAGACTTCTGACATATGTTGATGATGATCCATCAGCGCCATTTACTTCGGTCAATTACACTGATTGCCGTGAGTTCAATGGCATTGATACTGTGAATCTtgagattttcaaaaatcactcaGAGATCGACGAGCATAAAACTTATTacacaattaataatttcaatgaaaTGGTCAGACGCTACGATTATGGAGTCGatcatttatatttgaatagtaattttaaatgccTGAAAGTCACTATTTGTtctcaatttgaaaaaaatagattgGTTTTACCTTTGCGTATATTTAGTTTAGGACGACAACTCAGCAATTCAGAAGTTTTTTATAACGAAAATGTTGTTTTTCGATACATGAAAGAAAATGAAAGCTATTATGTTGCTAAAACAGAAGCCGGAAGTTGTTTGTTTcag GCATTAATGTACTTCACTGAAACTGTTtttgaagaagaaaaaatccGCCCTCCGCAATTACTTGTACACATAGGCCGAGTAATAGCATCAAATAACGATCGCAATCTTGAAGTTTGGGCCGATGATTACGTAAAGAATAGTTTGCCAGATGGTTCAAAAAAAACTCTTTTGGATGTAGTTGAAAATCCCGTAGCTGCAATGGCTGTTTTTTCTAGACTTAATCAGAATAATAACTCTCTCATAAATGTTTTCTTAGATAAATTGTATTAA
- the LOC130667771 gene encoding uncharacterized protein LOC130667771 yields the protein MCQVNNKIFLVVNIIVRITALPLNTDRGQLIKLSVGDVVNIKKSNLITTEIFDNIFNGYDGSKYIEKKNYIDDYDDSLYTISRQSCVPFEALTPYPPELFFNEENRSYKSDEINNINILRGRTFGIPIYYMKIKENKYGMVKLCKIIERQKLNIDLLDKKDFKSIKKNTNYNILENKTAVFRLKRGNETHYVSSLTTGNCLFQIHINTPDYCADNNARNSININGFFEHSFYKTHIISASNDVELEQWINNYYFSQNNVYSLDTFMRLNLGERINITNEMENDIIIDIELSSLPELPQFDGNAIKKQLQHSIEMKKMMDINPGDILNADDLFSCRSNNIPVDNIFRESVDYETEPFVSITYNTCHEYSENYGIELSTNNYQSYSRTLFSNYDKRNIFNDIVRRKHYGVNRKYLNVNYSCLKITICSRFERHRLDNFSTKMIKLDERSKTIKKYNIFENNDIVLWITKNNETHLVAYTERGECIFQTLVYSISELSKAPEDAALLNFMNPPVHKGTIITASDNNDFKIWINDLLDDDPRGLLSVNENEDVKNLILDQLENQISENTTLINLYLDEIY from the exons ATGTGTcaggtaaataataaaatttttctagttgTCAATATTATTGTGAGAATTACTGCATTACCTTTAAATACTGATCGAGGGCAACTGATTAAATTATCTGTTGGTGATGTcgttaacataaaaaaatcaaatttaattactacagAAATTTTTGACAATATATTCAATGGCTACGATGGCTCAAagtatatcgagaaaaaaaattacattgatGATTATGATGATAGTTTATATACAATATCGCGGCAATCGTGCGTGCCTTTTGAGGCTTTGACGCCATATCCACCAGAACTCTTTTTTAATGAAGAAAATCGCAGTTACAAGTCAGAtgagataaataatataaatattttgcgAGGTAGAACTTTTGGGATTCCAATATATTACATGaagataaaagaaaataaatatggaaTGGTTAAGTTGTGCAAAATAATAGAAAgacaaaaattgaatattgaCTTGCTCGACAAAAAGGACTTCaaaagtatcaaaaaaaatacaaattataacATTTTGGAAAACAAAACGGCTGTTTTTCGACTCAAACGGGGCAATGAAACGCATTATGTATCGTCTCTTACCACTGGAAATTGTCTATTTCAG attCATATAAATACGCCAGATTATTGTGCAGATAACAATGCgagaaattcaataaatataaacggTTTTTTTGAGCATTCATTTTACAAAACTCATATCATAAGTGCCAGTAATGATGTTGAATTAGAACAgtggataaataattattatttttcgcaAAATAATGTCTACTCTTTGGATACTTTTATGAGGCTAAACTTGGGCGaaagaataaatataacaaatgaAATGGaaaatgatattattattgatatcgAATTGAGTTCACTGCCCGAATTGCCACAATTCGATGGCAATGCTATTAAAAAGCAACTACAACATTCGATtgagatgaaaaaaatgatggaTATTAACCCAGGTGATATTTTGAATGCTGATGACTTATTTAGTTGTAGGTCAAATAACATACCAGTTGACAATATATTCCGTGAATCAGTCGATTATGAAACAGAGCCATTCGTTTCAATAACTTACAATACTTGTCATGAATATAGTGAAAATTACGGGATAGAACTAAGTACTAATAACTATCAATCTTATTCGAGGACTCTGTTCAGTAATTACGATAAGCGAAATATATTTAACGACATAGTGAGACGTAAACATTATGGAGTTAACCGTAAATATCTGAACGTTAATTATTCGTGTTTGAAAATAACTATTTGTTCCCGATTTGAAAGACACAGattagataatttttcaacaaaaatgattaaattggATGAAAGGtcgaaaacaattaaaaaatataatatttttgaaaacaatgaTATTGTATTGTGGATAACGAAAAATAATGAAACGCACTTGGTGGCATACACTGAAAGAGGGGAATGTATATTTCAG ACATTAGTATATTCCATATCTGAACTTTCCAAAGCACCTGAAGATGCAGCTCTGTTAAATTTCATGAATCCTCCTGTTCATAAGGGCACAATAATAACAGCAAgtgataataatgattttaaaatttggatAAACGATTTGCTCGATGATGATCCAAGAGGACTTTTAAGCGTAAACGAAAATGAAgacgttaaaaatttaatattagaCCAACTCGAAAATCAAATATCTGAAAACACTACtttaataaatctttatttagatgaaatatattaa